A window of the Mesorhizobium opportunistum WSM2075 genome harbors these coding sequences:
- the cysN gene encoding sulfate adenylyltransferase subunit CysN: protein MRHIMAKSLAPTDGVRDYLAAQEKKSLLRFLTCGSVDDGKSTLIGRLLSDTKQIFEDQLAALERDSRKHGTTGDDIDFALLVDGLEAEREQGITIDVAYRFFATPKRKFIVADTPGHEQYTRNMATGASTADLAIVLIDARQGVLRQTRRHSIIASLLGIRHIVLAVNKIDLVDFDHAVFDRIVEDYRQFSRDLGFQTIEPIPMSARYGDNVSRRSENMQWYSGPTLIEHLETVSVEEAAVELPFRFPVQYVNRPNLDFRGFAGTIASGSIAQGDEVVVAKSGKSSHVKRIVAYGGDLQQAVAGQAVTLVLDDEVEVSRGNMLVSPATRPQVADQFAANIVWFDEHALLPGRSYILRTETDQTSATVTDLKYRINVNDFAHEAAKSLEMNEVGICNISTRAPIAFDPFAENRTTGAFILIDRISNATVGAGMIVHSLRRAENIHWQSLDVGKRVRADMKNQRPAVFWFTGLSGSGKSTIANLFEKKLFATGRHTYILDGDNVRHGLNRDLGFTDADRVENIRRVAEVAKLMADAGLIVIVSFISPFSAERRMARELMADGEFIEVFVDTPFEECARRDPKGLYARALNGEIKNFTGVDSPYEAPEKPEIHLKTLGKSAEVMVDTLEHWLNERDIAEDQYDSGGGI from the coding sequence ATGCGCCACATCATGGCAAAGAGCCTCGCCCCGACCGACGGTGTCCGCGACTATCTGGCCGCGCAGGAGAAGAAGTCGCTGCTGCGCTTCCTGACCTGCGGTTCGGTCGATGACGGCAAGTCGACGCTGATCGGCCGCCTGCTGTCCGACACCAAGCAGATCTTCGAGGACCAGCTCGCCGCGCTCGAACGCGATTCGCGCAAGCATGGCACGACCGGTGACGACATCGATTTCGCGCTGCTGGTCGATGGGCTGGAGGCCGAGCGCGAGCAAGGCATCACCATCGACGTCGCCTACCGCTTCTTTGCCACGCCGAAGCGCAAATTCATCGTCGCCGACACGCCCGGCCACGAACAATATACCCGCAACATGGCGACTGGCGCCTCGACCGCCGACCTGGCGATCGTGCTGATCGATGCCCGGCAGGGTGTGCTGCGCCAGACCAGGCGCCATTCGATCATCGCCTCGCTGCTCGGCATCCGCCACATCGTGCTGGCGGTCAACAAGATCGATCTTGTCGATTTCGACCACGCGGTCTTCGACCGGATCGTCGAAGACTACCGGCAATTCTCGCGCGATCTCGGCTTTCAGACCATCGAGCCGATCCCGATGTCGGCTCGCTATGGCGACAACGTCAGCCGCCGCTCCGAGAACATGCAATGGTATTCCGGCCCGACGCTGATCGAGCATCTTGAGACCGTCTCGGTCGAAGAGGCGGCCGTCGAATTGCCGTTCCGTTTTCCGGTGCAGTATGTCAATCGCCCCAATCTCGACTTTCGCGGCTTTGCCGGCACGATCGCGTCCGGCTCCATTGCGCAGGGCGACGAAGTCGTCGTCGCCAAATCCGGCAAGTCGTCGCATGTCAAACGCATCGTCGCTTACGGTGGCGATCTCCAACAGGCGGTGGCCGGCCAGGCCGTCACGCTCGTCCTCGACGACGAGGTCGAGGTCTCCAGAGGCAATATGCTGGTTTCACCGGCCACCCGGCCGCAGGTCGCCGATCAGTTCGCCGCCAACATCGTCTGGTTCGACGAGCATGCCCTGCTGCCGGGCCGCTCCTATATCCTGCGCACCGAAACCGACCAGACCAGCGCCACCGTTACCGATCTCAAATACCGCATCAACGTCAACGACTTCGCCCATGAGGCTGCCAAGTCGCTTGAAATGAACGAAGTCGGTATCTGCAACATCTCGACGCGGGCGCCGATCGCCTTCGACCCTTTTGCCGAGAACCGCACTACCGGCGCCTTCATCCTGATCGACCGGATCAGCAATGCGACGGTTGGCGCCGGCATGATCGTGCACTCGCTGCGCCGGGCCGAAAATATCCATTGGCAGTCGCTCGATGTCGGCAAGCGCGTGCGCGCCGACATGAAGAACCAGCGGCCGGCTGTGTTCTGGTTCACCGGGCTTTCGGGTTCCGGCAAGTCGACCATCGCCAACCTGTTCGAGAAGAAGCTGTTCGCCACCGGCCGCCACACTTATATCCTGGACGGCGACAATGTCCGTCACGGTCTCAACCGCGATCTCGGTTTCACCGACGCCGACCGCGTCGAGAACATCCGGCGCGTCGCCGAGGTGGCCAAGCTCATGGCTGACGCCGGTTTGATCGTCATCGTGTCCTTCATTTCGCCGTTTAGCGCCGAGCGGCGCATGGCGAGGGAGCTGATGGCCGACGGTGAGTTCATCGAGGTATTTGTCGACACACCTTTCGAGGAATGCGCCCGGCGTGATCCGAAGGGCCTCTATGCTCGCGCGCTGAATGGCGAGATCAAGAACTTCACCGGCGTCGATTCGCCTTATGAAGCGCCGGAGAAACCGGAAATCCATCTGAAGACGCTCGGCAAATCGGCTGAAGTGATGGTAGATACACTGGAACACTGGCTGAACGAGCGTGACATTGCCGAAGACCAATATGACAGCGGCGGCGGCATCTGA
- the cysD gene encoding sulfate adenylyltransferase subunit CysD, giving the protein MTIALTHLQRLEAESIHIFREVAAAFTKPVMLYSVGKDSSVLMHLAMKAFYPAKPPFPFLHVDTTWKFREMIAFRDQMAQKLGFDLLVHVNEDGVRDNINPFDHGSNTHTHVMKTVALRQALDKYGFDAAFGGARRDEEKSRAKERIFSFRNAQHVWDPKNQRPEMWKIFNTRIASGESIRVFPLSNWTELDIWQYILQENIPIVPLYFAKQRPVVERDGMLILKDDERMKLLPGEVVEDRLVRFRTLGCYPLTGAIESDADTLEAIVGEMLTARTSERQGRLIDRDEAGSMEKKKREGYF; this is encoded by the coding sequence ATGACAATAGCGCTTACGCATCTGCAGCGGCTTGAAGCCGAGTCCATTCACATATTCCGCGAGGTTGCGGCCGCCTTCACCAAGCCGGTCATGCTCTATTCGGTCGGCAAGGATTCATCCGTGCTGATGCACCTGGCGATGAAGGCTTTTTATCCTGCCAAGCCACCATTCCCGTTTCTCCATGTCGACACCACCTGGAAGTTCCGCGAGATGATCGCTTTTCGCGATCAGATGGCGCAGAAGCTCGGCTTCGATCTCCTGGTCCATGTCAACGAAGACGGCGTGCGCGACAACATCAATCCGTTCGATCATGGGTCCAACACCCACACCCATGTGATGAAGACCGTGGCGCTACGTCAGGCACTCGACAAATACGGTTTCGATGCCGCTTTCGGCGGCGCCCGTCGCGACGAGGAGAAGTCACGCGCCAAGGAGCGCATATTCTCCTTCCGCAACGCCCAGCATGTGTGGGATCCGAAGAACCAGCGGCCCGAAATGTGGAAGATATTCAACACCCGCATCGCTTCGGGGGAATCGATCCGCGTCTTTCCGTTGTCGAACTGGACCGAGCTCGACATCTGGCAGTACATCCTGCAGGAGAATATCCCCATCGTGCCGCTCTATTTCGCCAAGCAGCGGCCGGTCGTGGAACGCGACGGCATGCTGATCCTCAAGGACGACGAGCGCATGAAATTGCTCCCCGGCGAGGTCGTGGAGGACCGGCTGGTGCGCTTCCGCACGCTTGGCTGCTATCCGCTGACCGGCGCCATCGAGTCGGATGCCGACACGCTCGAGGCCATCGTCGGCGAGATGCTGACGGCACGCACCTCCGAACGGCAAGGTCGCCTGATCGACCGTGATGAAGCCGGGTCGATGGAAAAGAAGAAGCGCGAGGGGTATTTCTGA
- a CDS encoding O-antigen ligase family protein, with product MVSFVFNGGGLSSVLLIALKKRRFNVDPAMMALTAAFYAYCAANLAASIVNNAIARDASHLIPLITFLFFPVSYSTWSITQKTTLVRIIVLCSMAACFAALLLAAFQQYRLGIRAEGGAGNAIVFAEVLCLAVMVCVAGALSGVERHRIALICAALGGTIAIVYSGTRIIWVALLIAGIAVLLINQHRVRGRNVVRLLLMVVAVGIVIAAFGFQTISGRLDFLRSDLSALGSHGDYNTSVGIRVALWQIGLKAFREMPLLGHGVGATQLLISHGFQNQFALSLGFNHFHNGFLTALVQAGILGAVALAAIFVVAARNAALVLRNSSDPIERFGATMIVIAVITYLCAGMTGILIGHDILDSVLMVFLVSGTYLASGSQAPLPQDQAFEPMVENQGLPPAPGKTLQPVAKEVLSPGMGDPALPSANH from the coding sequence GTGGTCAGCTTCGTGTTCAATGGTGGCGGCCTGTCGTCCGTCCTGTTGATCGCCCTGAAGAAAAGACGCTTCAATGTCGACCCGGCGATGATGGCGCTGACGGCTGCGTTCTATGCCTATTGCGCGGCCAATCTCGCGGCTTCCATCGTCAACAACGCGATCGCCAGGGATGCATCGCATCTGATCCCGCTCATCACCTTCCTGTTTTTTCCCGTTTCCTACTCGACCTGGAGCATCACGCAGAAAACAACGCTCGTCCGCATTATCGTGCTCTGCAGCATGGCGGCCTGCTTTGCCGCGCTGCTGCTGGCGGCCTTCCAGCAATATCGGCTTGGTATCCGCGCCGAGGGCGGGGCCGGGAATGCAATCGTGTTTGCAGAGGTCCTGTGCCTTGCGGTTATGGTCTGTGTGGCCGGCGCCCTGTCGGGGGTCGAGAGGCACAGGATCGCCCTCATTTGCGCGGCGCTTGGCGGAACGATCGCCATCGTCTACTCCGGCACCCGCATCATCTGGGTGGCGCTGCTGATCGCCGGCATCGCCGTTCTGCTGATCAACCAGCATAGGGTGAGAGGGCGCAATGTCGTTCGCCTGCTGCTGATGGTGGTGGCGGTCGGCATCGTCATCGCCGCTTTCGGCTTCCAGACAATATCCGGGCGCCTCGACTTCCTCCGCTCCGACTTGAGCGCGCTTGGCAGCCACGGCGACTACAACACTTCGGTGGGAATACGCGTCGCCCTTTGGCAGATCGGCCTCAAGGCATTCCGCGAGATGCCCTTGCTCGGGCATGGGGTGGGTGCGACGCAGCTCTTGATAAGCCATGGCTTCCAGAACCAATTCGCGTTGTCGCTGGGCTTCAATCATTTCCACAACGGCTTCCTGACCGCCCTGGTGCAGGCAGGCATCCTAGGCGCCGTGGCGCTGGCGGCGATCTTTGTGGTTGCCGCCAGGAATGCCGCCCTGGTGCTGCGGAACAGCAGCGATCCGATCGAGCGGTTCGGCGCCACCATGATTGTCATCGCGGTGATCACCTATCTCTGCGCCGGAATGACCGGCATCCTGATCGGCCATGATATTCTGGATTCGGTGCTGATGGTCTTCCTGGTGTCGGGAACATATCTCGCCTCAGGCAGCCAGGCGCCATTGCCGCAAGACCAGGCATTTGAGCCCATGGTGGAGAACCAAGGGCTTCCACCCGCGCCGGGAAAAACCCTTCAGCCAGTGGCGAAAGAAGTGCTTTCGCCAGGGATGGGAGATCCGGCGCTTCCATCCGCCAATCATTGA
- a CDS encoding NAD-dependent epimerase/dehydratase family protein, translating to MKVLVTGATGFIGRQVVHRLREAGVELRLASRHPESLDPGSEAVPMPSFDAPAAAFLALTRHVTDVVHCAGLNNDQGNASEADFLAANAELSARLAQACAEQASGRFIHLSSIRAVIGARVSATIDEDTIPDPQCAYGRSKREAEIRVRDAYALHGRSDAAALRLPPVYGPGMKGNLATLMRLADTALPLPTGALTGNRSLLSLPSAAGAVWHLLSHSQPLRPIYGASDMAPVSVAAIVGAFRRGFGRPARLMAVPARPIRAAAILLGKRMFWDSMTATQICDPSLLASEGWLPETGTLEQLAATARLGNAQSPALR from the coding sequence ATGAAAGTCCTGGTCACAGGCGCGACAGGCTTCATCGGCCGTCAGGTGGTCCATCGGCTTCGCGAGGCCGGCGTCGAGCTTCGCCTCGCCTCCCGCCACCCGGAGAGCCTTGATCCAGGGTCCGAAGCCGTGCCGATGCCCAGTTTCGATGCGCCGGCCGCGGCTTTTCTGGCGCTGACCAGGCATGTTACGGACGTCGTCCATTGCGCGGGCCTAAACAACGATCAGGGCAACGCCAGCGAGGCCGATTTCCTGGCGGCCAATGCGGAATTGAGCGCACGGCTGGCGCAAGCCTGCGCCGAACAGGCAAGCGGACGCTTCATCCACCTCTCCTCGATCCGGGCCGTGATCGGCGCCCGTGTCAGCGCAACGATCGACGAGGACACCATCCCCGACCCGCAATGCGCCTATGGGCGTTCGAAGCGCGAAGCCGAGATCAGGGTGCGCGACGCCTATGCGTTGCACGGCCGTTCCGACGCCGCCGCGTTGCGGCTGCCTCCGGTCTACGGCCCAGGCATGAAGGGAAACCTGGCGACGCTGATGCGGCTGGCGGATACCGCCCTGCCGCTGCCGACAGGCGCCCTGACGGGAAACCGCTCGCTGCTGTCATTGCCATCGGCGGCGGGAGCGGTGTGGCACCTGCTGAGCCATTCGCAACCGCTTCGCCCGATCTATGGTGCGAGCGATATGGCGCCGGTTTCGGTGGCGGCCATCGTCGGCGCCTTTCGCAGAGGGTTCGGAAGACCGGCGCGCCTGATGGCCGTGCCGGCTAGGCCGATTAGGGCGGCCGCGATCCTGCTGGGCAAGCGCATGTTTTGGGACAGCATGACCGCGACGCAGATATGCGATCCTTCGTTGCTCGCATCCGAAGGCTGGCTGCCGGAAACCGGCACGCTGGAGCAGTTGGCCGCGACAGCGCGGCTTGGAAACGCTCAATCGCCTGCGTTGCGATAG
- a CDS encoding sugar transferase, translating into MKAAKKILDLAGAALLSIVSLPVLLLAVLAVRLSSPGPAIFSQTRVGRGGVPFRCHKLRTMYQGTPSLPSHEAPEGAVTSVGRVLRKFKLDELPQFWNVLQGEMSLVGPRPCLPTQTELIECRRRLGVLEALPGITGLAQIRGIDMSNPHLLAETDAAYLRTASLWLDLRILFGTLYRNAGD; encoded by the coding sequence ATGAAGGCAGCCAAGAAAATCCTCGATCTCGCCGGTGCGGCTTTGCTGTCGATTGTCAGCCTTCCTGTGCTGTTGCTCGCTGTCCTTGCCGTCCGGCTATCGTCGCCCGGCCCGGCGATTTTCTCGCAGACACGCGTCGGTCGAGGCGGCGTCCCGTTCCGCTGCCACAAATTGAGGACGATGTACCAGGGAACGCCGTCCTTGCCCTCGCACGAGGCGCCCGAGGGCGCCGTAACATCGGTCGGCAGGGTCCTGCGGAAATTCAAGCTCGATGAGTTGCCGCAGTTCTGGAACGTTCTGCAGGGCGAGATGAGCCTGGTCGGGCCGCGTCCCTGTCTGCCGACCCAGACCGAACTGATCGAGTGCCGCAGGCGGCTGGGCGTTTTGGAGGCGCTTCCAGGCATAACCGGCCTTGCCCAAATCCGGGGCATCGACATGTCCAACCCGCACCTCCTGGCCGAAACCGACGCTGCCTATCTCAGGACCGCGTCGCTCTGGCTCGACCTTCGGATCCTGTTTGGAACACTCTATCGCAACGCAGGCGATTGA
- a CDS encoding UDP-N-acetylglucosamine 4,6-dehydratase, translated as MRRGFIMAQDVVMVLVAVALSLVLSRSNLSFEALSLQGLVTWVSIVFISHLLFRSCGLYTTVWRFASTPDFFNILKSCAILTCALYAVSLVVRFFEPVAGLNERQFIVFFLVSFTIISAPRLFYRFLRDGASWGILNRKTDTARTKQALFVGRLGEADLIIRFTRTAEPADHSIAGIMATERDAPLGTRIQGVPVVATRPRLIDVLEDYTSGTQSLDLLIFGSGAEHEIEEYSELVRIARQGDIAVVQFSGLSQLGQEGKLVLDAVEMETILRRPTVPSDIERIGAFVGGKRVLVTGGAGSIGRTLVKRSLELGAEAVLVADNSEFGIFQLSQYVNEKDHDRLKVRIVDVADRRQMTRVVTEFKPDIIFHAAALKHVPLLEENWESAIQTNVFGTLVCAEVAAKCGVAQFVLVSSDKAVDPTSVLGMTKRAAEQIVSGLHGMPAGEAGGRRAATKFIAVRFGNVFGSNGSVATIFQAQIEAGGPVTITDRRMTRYFMTVAEAVDLVIMSAADAASRPAGQDYAVYMLDMGKPVPILEVAETMIRMSGKSPYTDIPIRFTGIRPGEKLHETLHGEDEELVELSISKIFGLSTDVVQWSDVHAALAALQQSMKSQDKAASLAVLADLDRATKARTNVSQDMIPKAAGQAS; from the coding sequence ATGCGGCGTGGCTTCATCATGGCCCAGGACGTGGTCATGGTCCTGGTCGCGGTGGCGCTCAGCCTCGTCCTTTCGCGGTCGAATCTCTCGTTCGAGGCGCTGTCCCTTCAGGGCCTTGTCACCTGGGTGAGCATCGTTTTCATCAGCCACCTGCTGTTCAGGTCCTGCGGCCTCTACACCACCGTGTGGCGCTTCGCCTCGACGCCTGACTTCTTCAACATCCTGAAGAGCTGCGCGATTCTGACCTGCGCGCTTTATGCCGTTTCGCTGGTGGTTCGTTTCTTCGAGCCCGTGGCGGGCCTCAATGAGCGCCAGTTCATCGTCTTCTTCCTGGTCTCCTTCACCATCATCTCGGCGCCCCGGCTGTTCTACCGCTTCCTGCGCGATGGCGCGAGCTGGGGGATATTGAACCGCAAGACCGACACGGCGCGGACCAAGCAGGCGTTGTTCGTCGGCCGGCTCGGAGAGGCCGACCTGATCATCCGCTTCACGCGCACGGCCGAGCCCGCCGACCATTCCATCGCCGGTATCATGGCGACCGAGCGTGACGCGCCCTTGGGCACTCGCATTCAAGGTGTGCCCGTGGTGGCGACCCGGCCCCGCCTCATCGATGTGCTGGAGGATTACACGAGCGGCACCCAGAGCCTCGATCTGCTGATCTTCGGCAGCGGCGCCGAGCACGAGATCGAGGAGTATTCCGAGCTTGTTCGCATCGCCCGGCAGGGTGACATAGCGGTCGTCCAGTTCTCGGGGCTTTCGCAACTGGGCCAGGAAGGCAAGCTCGTTCTCGATGCCGTCGAGATGGAAACGATCCTGCGCCGCCCCACGGTCCCCTCCGATATCGAACGCATCGGCGCTTTCGTCGGCGGCAAGCGCGTCCTGGTTACCGGAGGCGCCGGCTCCATTGGCCGCACGTTGGTCAAACGCTCGCTGGAACTGGGGGCCGAGGCGGTTCTGGTCGCCGACAATTCCGAGTTTGGCATCTTTCAGTTGAGCCAGTACGTCAACGAGAAGGACCATGACCGTCTCAAGGTCCGCATCGTCGACGTCGCGGACCGGCGCCAGATGACGCGCGTCGTCACCGAATTCAAGCCGGACATCATCTTCCATGCCGCGGCCCTGAAGCACGTCCCGCTGCTCGAGGAAAACTGGGAATCCGCCATCCAGACCAACGTCTTCGGGACGCTTGTCTGCGCCGAGGTCGCCGCCAAATGCGGCGTGGCGCAATTTGTCCTGGTGTCGAGCGACAAGGCCGTCGATCCGACATCCGTGCTTGGCATGACGAAGCGCGCCGCCGAACAGATCGTCAGCGGCTTGCATGGCATGCCGGCCGGCGAAGCCGGCGGGCGCCGCGCCGCCACCAAGTTCATAGCCGTCCGGTTCGGCAACGTCTTTGGCAGCAATGGTTCGGTGGCGACCATATTCCAGGCCCAGATCGAGGCCGGCGGGCCGGTCACCATAACGGACCGGCGCATGACGCGCTATTTCATGACTGTCGCCGAAGCCGTCGATCTCGTCATCATGTCGGCGGCCGATGCCGCGTCGCGGCCGGCCGGCCAGGACTACGCCGTCTACATGCTCGACATGGGCAAACCCGTGCCCATCCTCGAAGTTGCCGAAACGATGATCCGCATGTCCGGAAAGAGCCCCTACACCGACATTCCAATCCGCTTCACCGGCATCAGGCCGGGGGAAAAGCTCCACGAAACGCTGCACGGTGAAGACGAGGAATTGGTCGAACTCAGCATTTCGAAGATTTTTGGCCTCAGCACCGACGTCGTGCAATGGTCGGATGTCCACGCCGCGCTTGCCGCGCTGCAGCAATCGATGAAGAGCCAGGACAAGGCAGCCTCGCTCGCCGTGCTTGCGGATCTCGACCGTGCGACGAAGGCAAGGACGAACGTATCCCAGGACATGATTCCGAAGGCGGCCGGGCAGGCGAGCTAG
- the rfbD gene encoding dTDP-4-dehydrorhamnose reductase, whose amino-acid sequence MRIVVTGRDGQVAASLLEAGQSRADVEVVAIGRPELDLARPETVFDAISAAKPDIVVSAAAYTAVDQAEDEPDPAFAVNATGAGKVAEAAARLGVPVIHLSTDYVFDGSAPGAYVETDATAPLGVYGASKLAGEQAVAAAGPRHLILRTAWVYSPFGRNFVKTMLRLAADRDEISVVADQWGNPTSALDIADAILHAAAMLHRNEDLAAFGTYHLAGTGEANWSEFARHILDTSLAFGGHWARVRDIATMDYPTKARRPANSRLSSAKFASAFGWKAPDWRQSAETVVRRLLVDKTKQAPSFNANPR is encoded by the coding sequence GTGAGGATCGTCGTCACCGGACGCGACGGCCAGGTCGCGGCGAGTTTGCTGGAGGCTGGCCAGAGCCGCGCCGATGTGGAAGTCGTCGCCATCGGCCGGCCGGAGCTCGACCTGGCAAGACCCGAGACTGTCTTTGACGCCATCTCGGCGGCCAAGCCGGATATCGTCGTGTCGGCTGCCGCCTACACCGCCGTGGATCAGGCCGAGGACGAGCCCGATCCGGCTTTTGCGGTCAACGCGACCGGCGCCGGCAAGGTGGCCGAAGCGGCAGCACGGCTTGGCGTTCCCGTCATCCATCTTTCGACCGACTATGTCTTCGACGGTAGCGCTCCCGGCGCCTATGTCGAGACCGATGCCACGGCGCCGCTCGGCGTTTACGGCGCCTCCAAGCTCGCCGGCGAACAGGCGGTTGCCGCCGCCGGCCCGCGCCACCTGATCCTGCGCACCGCCTGGGTCTACAGCCCGTTCGGCCGGAATTTCGTGAAAACCATGCTGCGGCTGGCCGCCGACCGCGACGAGATCTCGGTGGTGGCCGATCAATGGGGAAACCCGACCTCAGCGCTTGATATCGCCGACGCGATCCTGCATGCGGCGGCCATGCTGCACCGCAACGAGGATCTCGCAGCGTTCGGCACCTATCATCTGGCCGGCACGGGCGAGGCCAACTGGAGCGAATTTGCCCGTCATATACTGGACACAAGCCTGGCGTTTGGTGGTCATTGGGCGCGGGTACGGGACATCGCAACGATGGACTATCCGACCAAGGCGCGCCGCCCCGCCAATTCCCGGCTGTCGAGCGCGAAGTTCGCTTCCGCCTTCGGTTGGAAGGCGCCGGACTGGCGGCAATCGGCGGAAACCGTGGTGCGCCGGCTTCTGGTTGACAAGACGAAACAGGCACCGAGCTTCAATGCGAACCCAAGGTAA
- the rfbB gene encoding dTDP-glucose 4,6-dehydratase: MNFLVTGGAGFIGSAVCRHLCANPAYRVTNLDKLTYAGNLASLRPIENAHNYSFAHADICDERAVLDILRRNDIDIVMNLAAESHVDRSIDGPGAFIETNIVGTYKILNAALEYWRGLSDERKGRFRFHHVSTDEVFGDLPFDGGMFVEETPYAPSSPYSASKAASDHLVRAWHETYGLPVVLSNCSNNYGPYHFPEKLIPLVILNALDEKPLPVYGAGANVRDWLFVEDHARALELVATKGTPGESYNVGGNSERTNLAVVETICDLLDIRRPRADGKRYRDLIAFVTDRPGHDRRYAIDASKIGRELGWTPSENFDSGLARTVDWFLDNKWWWGPIREQRYAGERLGEARKVSA; the protein is encoded by the coding sequence ATGAATTTTCTGGTGACGGGCGGAGCCGGCTTCATCGGTTCGGCGGTGTGCCGGCATCTGTGCGCCAATCCGGCCTACCGGGTGACCAATCTCGACAAGCTGACCTACGCGGGCAATCTGGCCTCGCTGCGGCCGATCGAGAATGCCCACAATTACAGCTTCGCCCATGCCGATATCTGTGACGAGCGGGCGGTGCTGGACATATTGCGCCGCAACGATATCGACATCGTCATGAACCTCGCCGCCGAGAGCCATGTCGACCGCTCGATCGACGGACCTGGCGCCTTCATCGAGACCAACATCGTCGGCACCTACAAGATACTCAATGCCGCGCTGGAATACTGGCGTGGCCTTTCCGACGAAAGGAAAGGCCGCTTCCGCTTCCATCACGTCTCGACCGACGAAGTGTTCGGTGACCTGCCTTTCGATGGCGGCATGTTCGTCGAGGAGACCCCCTACGCGCCGTCGTCGCCCTATTCGGCCTCGAAGGCGGCCTCGGACCATCTCGTGCGTGCCTGGCACGAGACCTATGGCCTGCCGGTGGTTCTTTCCAACTGTTCGAACAATTACGGCCCCTATCATTTCCCCGAGAAGCTGATCCCGCTCGTCATCCTCAACGCGCTCGATGAAAAGCCGCTGCCTGTCTACGGCGCCGGCGCCAATGTGCGCGACTGGCTGTTCGTCGAGGATCACGCGCGGGCCCTGGAGCTCGTTGCCACCAAGGGCACGCCGGGCGAGAGCTACAATGTCGGCGGCAATTCGGAACGCACGAACCTCGCCGTTGTCGAGACGATCTGCGACCTGCTCGACATCAGGCGTCCCCGCGCCGATGGCAAGCGCTATCGCGACCTGATCGCCTTCGTCACCGACCGGCCCGGGCACGACCGCCGCTATGCCATCGACGCCTCCAAGATCGGCCGCGAGCTCGGCTGGACGCCAAGCGAGAATTTCGACAGCGGCCTGGCACGGACGGTGGACTGGTTCCTGGACAACAAATGGTGGTGGGGGCCGATCCGCGAGCAGCGCTATGCCGGCGAAAGGCTGGGCGAAGCACGCAAGGTGAGCGCGTGA
- the rfbC gene encoding dTDP-4-dehydrorhamnose 3,5-epimerase, which yields MLEVRPLGIDGVLEIVPKRHGDARGFFVETYNAERFAQAGIDLVFVQDNHSYSAAAGVLRGLHYQLAPRAQDKLLRVIRGSVLDVAVDIRRGSKTFGKWVALEVSAKKGNQILVPKGFAHGFVTLVPDTEVLYKVTDTYSPEHDRSICFDDPAIGIEWPSLASGFQLSDKDLKAPLLAAAEVFA from the coding sequence ATGCTGGAGGTGAGACCGCTTGGCATCGACGGGGTGCTGGAAATAGTTCCAAAGCGGCATGGCGATGCGCGCGGCTTCTTCGTGGAAACCTACAATGCCGAGCGCTTTGCGCAGGCCGGCATCGACCTCGTTTTCGTGCAGGACAACCATTCCTATTCCGCCGCGGCGGGCGTGCTGCGCGGATTGCACTACCAGCTTGCGCCGCGCGCCCAGGACAAGCTGCTGCGCGTCATCCGTGGCAGCGTCTTAGACGTAGCGGTCGATATTCGCCGCGGTTCGAAGACCTTTGGAAAATGGGTCGCTCTCGAAGTGTCGGCTAAGAAGGGCAACCAGATCCTGGTGCCAAAGGGCTTTGCGCATGGCTTCGTGACGCTCGTGCCCGACACCGAGGTCCTGTATAAGGTGACCGACACCTATTCGCCCGAGCATGACCGCTCGATCTGTTTCGATGACCCGGCCATCGGCATAGAATGGCCGTCGCTGGCCAGCGGGTTCCAGCTTTCGGACAAGGATCTCAAGGCGCCGCTGCTCGCCGCCGCCGAGGTGTTTGCCTGA